One window of Dermacentor andersoni chromosome 7, qqDerAnde1_hic_scaffold, whole genome shotgun sequence genomic DNA carries:
- the LOC129386459 gene encoding uncharacterized protein: MPGCCVPQCSNHSRNGWRMFHFPRDPKRRLLWLVRVKRDKWQPTNSSCVCSAHFEASSFEQNRADGWKKLKPNAVPTVFPFKELPKERRPPRERNAHVPALFSDDAAAHNSSREVRNVLPSTTQEFSPADSSSDGEINERLAATETNNANGQLTSTPRDARLQETAIVTATQPLDSEAAELRKKIADLTAANNKLRQHHNESKNTVKKLQMQVRKLQKEATNFSRNTKFLNEDQIRALSRNNNHGNSWSAQTVKQGLKIKFACGTTGYETLRKIGYPLPSSRTLARRIQGLKFLPGILHEVIDVMRSKAEGMEDVEKDCVLFLDEMEIAPGFELDRGEDVLLGGTTLPSKPEEPANHALVFMLGGVNQRWKQVIAYEFTGRHVDGSVLKAYVLEIVQICSQISLRVRVITCDMGAANRAMWREFGFSSHRHSTTSCSIPHPTLKGKELFFISDPAHVLKNLKGQLLSSKVFTLSDTTVSRNGLTASKVKLEHVQAVLDYDAANELKVAPNLSETHISCGHFTKMKVGVAVQLFREAPPAIRFLIKEGVIEPEAETTAWFMDLVSRWYALMSSRHPTMALSRRNITKYHAALDTLRTATDTIRELKMGTGSQWKPSQAGVLIATTAVLRLQEVLLGSEGYEFLLTSRLLQDCLENLFSVVRLMKPVPTAYDLKCALRLVSVSHFLHTPRSTSYELDDREYLVDLLAHSKKECAESEVDEINDTEILFIEELTSTECRILFYLGGFILKGILKSITCPQCKAALLGKPDDQYASLTALKEYVRDGQNLVYPSADVMKTLKNYEEHFTAVNSWCTGKFFTMKSPLRSLIAYLEGIDKPSVNTCMAHKERISKMLTAAYARVRLRIHLRQIPSTHPSGHGSKTCAGVSLA; this comes from the exons ATGCCTGGATGTTGTGTTCCTCAGTGCTCCAACCATTCGAGAAATGGTTGGAGGATGTTCCATTTTCCAAGGGACCCAAAAAGGCGGCTTCTGTGGCTGGtgcgagtcaagcgtgacaagtgGCAACCGACGAACTCCTCGTGTGTCTGCAGC GCTCATTTCGAAGCCAGCAGCTTCGAACAGAACCGCGCGGATGGGTGGAAGAAGCTCAAGCCTAATGCTGTACCAACGGTGTTCCCATTcaaag AACTTCCTAAAGAGCGAAGGCCACCAAGGGAACGAAATGCACACGTGCCTGCATTATTCAGTGACGACGCAGCCGCACACAATTCTTCACGAGAAGTGAGAAACGTTCTTCCCTCAACTACGCAGGAATTTTCTCCCGCTGATTCTTCGTCAGACGGGGAGATAAATGAGAGATTGGCGGCTACGGAAACCAACAATGCTAATGGGCAACTTACTTCGACCCCCAGGGATGCACGGCTTCAAGAAACTGCAATAGTTACTGCGACCCAACCCCTCGATTCTGAGGCAGCTGAGCTTAGGAAGAAGATTGCAGATCTCACAGCAGCCAATAATAAGCTTAGACAACATCATAACGAATCTAAGAACACTGTCAAAAAACTACAGATGCAGGTACGCAAGCTGCAGAAAGAGGCAACTAATTTCTCACGAAATACGAAGTTTTTAAATGAAGACCAAATTCGTGCTCTTTCTCGGAACAACAATCATGGTAATTCGTGGTCAGCGCAAACAGTAAAGCaaggtctaaaaattaaatttgcttgtggaaccaccgGGTATGAAACACTCAGAAAGATTGGCTACCCTCTTCCATCCAGCAGAACGTTAGCAAGAAGAATTCAGGGCCTGAAGTTTCTGCCAGGTATCCTGCATGAAGTGATCGACGTCATGAGGTCGAAAGCAGAGGGAATGGAGGACGTGGAGAAAGACTGCGTTCTCTTTTTAGATGAAATGGAGATAGCACCCGGATTTGAACTCGACCGTGGCGAAGACGTGCTTCTGGGAGGAACGACGTTGCCCTCAAAGCCTGAAGAGCCAGCCAATCATGCTTTGGTGTTTATGCTAGGTGGGGTAAACCAGAGATGGAAGCAAGTGATAGCCTATGAATTCACTGGTAGGCACGTGGACGGCTCTGTACTCAAGGCATATGTCCTGGAAATAGTGCAGATATGCAGCCAGATTTCTCTAAGAGTCCGTGTTATCACATGTGACATGGGTGCAGCAAACCGCGCTATGTGGAGAGAATTTGGCTTTTCGAGCCACCGCCATTCGACAACTTCGTGCTCAATACCTCACCCAACCTTAAAAGGGAAGGAACTTTTTTTCATCTCGGACCcggcacatgtccttaagaacctgAAAGGACAGCTTCTAAGCTCAAAAGTTTTCACACTCAGTGATACTACAGTAAGCAGGAACGGACTGACGGCCTCGAAGGTGAAATTGGAGCATGTACAGGCCGTCTTGGATTATGACGCAGCCAACGAACTTAAGGTAGCACCAAATTTGTCAGAAACCCACATTAGTTGTGGGCACTTCACCAAAATGAAAGTAGGAGTCGCTGTCCAGCTCTTCCGTGAAGCCCCACCAGCTATTCGGTTCCTAATAAAAGAAGGAGTGATTGAGCCAGAGGCCGAAACAACAGCGTGGTTTATGGACCTCGTTTCTAGGTGGTATGCCCTCATGTCATCGCGTCATCCCACCATGGCGCTAAGCCGCAGGAACATTACTAAATATCATGCCGCCTTGGACACACTACGCACGGCAACAGACACCATCAGAGAACTGAAAATGGGCACTGGATCTCAGTGGAAGCCATCGCAAGCAGGGGTCCTAATTGCGACAACGGCTGTCCTTCGCCTTCAAGAAGTGCTTCTTGGCAGTGAAGGGTATGAATTCCTCCTCACGAGCAGGCTGTTGCAAGACTGCCTAGAAAACCTTTTTTCTGTGGTGCGGCTCATGAAGCCAGTGCCCACTGCGTATGACTTGAAGTGTGCACTCCGACTCGTCAGCGTCAGCCACTTTCTTCACACTCCGAGATCAACAAGCTACGAACTTGACGACCGCGAATACCTTGTCGATCTGCTTGCACATAGCAAGAAGgaatgtgcagaaagcgaagtcgaTGAAATCAACGACACGGAAAttctgttcattgaagagctcacGTCAACCGAGTGCCGCATCTTGTTTTACCTTGGCGGTTTTATTTTGAAAGGAATTTTGAAATCTATAACTTGTCCGCAGTGCAAGGCTGCTCTCCTTGGCAAGCCTGACGATCAGTATGCTTCCCTGACTGCACTCAAGGAATACGTCAGGGATGGGCAAAACCTCGTATATCCAAGCGCTGATGTCATGAAAACTTTAAAAAACTACGAGGAACATTTCACCGCTGTCAACTCATGGTGCACAGGCAAATTTTTCACCATGAAGTCGCCACTTCGTTCTCTGATAGCCTATCTCGAAGGCATAGACAAACCCTCAGTGAACACATGCATGGCTCACAAAGAACGAATAAGCAAAATGCTGACTGCTGCATATGCCAGAGTGAGGCTCCGAATTCATCTCCGACAAATTCCGAGCACTCATCCTAGTGGCCACGGAAGCAAGACTTGTGCAGGGGTCAGCCTTGCGTAA